DNA sequence from the Ramlibacter agri genome:
GGTGGCACGGCTGGAGGCCGAGCTGGGCACGCGCCTGCTGGAGCGCACGACGCGGCGCTTCCGCCTGACCGACGCCGGCGAATCGCTGTACCGCGACATCAGCAAGCCCTTCGCGCAGCTGCGCGAACATGCGGTGGATGCGCTGGCCAAGGGCGTGGCCGTGCAAGGCACCTTGCGTGTCGCCGCGCCTTACGAGTTCGGCGCGCACCACCTCGCATCGGTCGCCTGCCGGATGATGAAGGACCATCCGCAGCTGCGCGTGCACGTGGACGTGGAGCACGCCCGGGTGGCGCTGTTCGAGCGCAACTGCGACCTGGTGTTCTCGGCGATCGAACACAGCTTCGCGCCGTCGACCGTCGTCACCAAGCGGGTGTATTCGCTGGAGCGCGGCCTGTTCGCCTCGCCCTCGCTGGCCAGGCCGGAACTGGCGCGGCCGGAGGACCTGAACAGCGTGCCGTTGCTCGCAGGCGCCGACGACACGGCCTGGGCTTTCCGGCACGCGGACGGCAGCACGGCCGAACTGGAGGTGCGCAATCCGCGGCTGCGCAGCGGCAACGCGGGCGTGCGCCTGGAAGCGGCGATCGCGGGCCTGGGCGTGGCCCGCATCACGGGCACCTTCTGCGCGCAAGCGGTGGCGGAGGGCAAGCTGGTGCAGCTGCTGCCAGGCTGGCAGAGCGAGCCGCTGCGGATCTATGCGCTGTTGCCGGGGCGCAGGCTGGTGCCGGCGAAGGTGCGGAGGTTTCTCGAGCTGCTCGAGGAAGAGGCGAAGGGGACCTTGGCCTAGCCGCGCTTGCGCGCGAACTCCACGTACCAATCCAGGCAGCCCGGATTGGCCATCGCGTCACGGTTCACGACCTTTTCGATCGGCTGCCCCAGCAGCAGCTTCTTGATCGGCAGCTCCTGCTTCTTGCCTGACAGCGTGCGCGGGATCTCCGGCACCTGGAACACCGCATCGGGCACGAAGCGCGGGCTCAGTGCATTGCGGATCGCGCCACCGATCTTCGCCTGCAGCGCCGCATCCAATGCCACGCCAGGGCGCAGCACCACGAACAGCGGCATGTAGCTTTCGCGCCCCAGGTACTCCAGGTCCACCACCATCGAGTCCAGCACCTCGGGCAAGGCTTCCACCGCGCTATACAACTCGCTGGTGCCCATGCGCAGGCCGTGGCGGTTGATGGTGGCGTCGCTGCGGCCGTAGATGATGCAGCTGCCGCCGGGCGCGATCTTCAGCCAGTCGCCGTGACGCCAGACGCCGGGGTACATGTCGAAATAGCTGGAGAGGTAGCGCTTGTCGCCCTCGTCGTTCCAGAAGTACAGCGGCATCGAGGGGATCGGCTTGGTGCACACCAGCTCGCCAACTTCGCCGATCACCGGCTCGCCGTTCTCGTTCCACGCTTCGACCGCGGAGCCGAGCATGCGGCATTGCATCTCGCCCGGCACCTGCGGCAGCTCGCGGTTGCCGCCGATGAAGGCGCCGGCGAAGTCGGTGCCGCCGGAGATGTTGCACCACCAGATGTCGTGCACGCCCACGCGCTCCATCTGCGCCGTGCCCCAGCGCTGCACGTCTTCCGAAAGTGGCGAGCCGGTCGTTCCCAGCGCCCGCACGGTCTTCAAGCCGGGAAACTGCGCCACGTCGACGCCGGCCTTCATGCAGTTGGCGAAGAAGGCCGCGCCGGCGCCGAAGAAGGTGACCCCGAGCTGCTCGGCGAAGCGCCACAGCACCGTCCAGTCCGGCTTGTCCTTGCTGCCCCCCGGGTTGCCGTCGTAGATGCAGCAGGTGGTGCCATTCAGCAGGCCGGCGGTCTGCGCGTTCCACATCACCCAGCCGGTGGAGCTGTACCAGTGGAAGCGCTCGCCCCAGTTGTTGCGGTCGTAGCTGCAGCCGATGTCGTTGTGCAGGCACTTCAGCGCCAGCCCCACCAGCACGCTGCCGCCGTGGCCGTGCACGATGGGCTTGGGCAGGCCGGTGGTGCCGCTGGAGTAGACGATCCACAGCGGATGGTCGAAGGGCAGCCACTGCGGCTCAAAGGCATCGACCATGGCGCCTTGCTGCACCGTCGCCTGCGCGAATTCCGTGTGCGGCGGCAATGCCGCATCGTCGCTGCGCAGCGCATGGTGCACGATGAGATGCGTGACGCTGGGCAACGCCGCCTTCAACTCCGCGACCACGCCGGTTCGGTCGATGTCGCGGCCGCCATAGCGCACGCCGTCGCAGGCGATCAGCACCTTGGGCTCGATCTGGCGGAAGCGGTCCAGCACCGCGTTCGTGCCCATGTCGGGCGCGCAGACGCTCCACACGCCGCCCAGGCTGACCACGGCGAGGAAGGCGACCATCGTTTCCGGGATGTTGGGCAGGTAGGCTGCGACCCGGTCGCCGGGCTGCAGGCCCTGCGCGCGCAGGTGCAGCGCCAGCGACGCGACCTGGCGGCGCAGCTCGGGCCAGGACAGCTCGCGCCGGTCGCCGCGCTCATCGAGGCTGACGATGGCGGGGAAGCCCGCCGCATGCGCCGGCTGCACGTGCCGGAACACCTGCTGCGCGTAGTTGAACTGCGCGCCTTCGAACCAGCGGGCACCGGGCATCTTCTCTTCGGCCAGCACGCTGCGGTGCGGCGTTGGCGACTGCAGCTCGAAGTAGTCCCACACGCTTTGCCAGAAGGCGCGCAGGTCGCGCACCGACCACTCCCACAGCGCCTGGTAGTCGTCGAAGGCGAGGCCGCGTTCGGCCTGCAGCCAGTCCTGGTAGCGGCGGATCTGGGGAATGTACGGCGGCGTCTGCATGGGAGGCAGCGTAGCATCGCGCACGAAGCCAGAACACAGGAGTTGCCCATGCCACGCACGTTCGTCGACCTGTCCATCTTCCTCGAGAACGATGTCGTTTCCGACCCGCCCGCCTTCGCGCCGAAGATCCAGTACTTCACGCACGAGCAGTCCTTCTCGCAGATCGAGCCCTTCTTCCCGGGCCTGAAGAAGGAAGACCTGCCCGATGGCGAAGGCTGGGCCGTGGAGATGGTGCAACTGTCCACGCACAACGGCACGCACCTCGACGCGCCCTACCACTTCCATTCCACGATGAACAAGAAGCTGGGGGAGAAGGAGCGCGCGATCGCGATCCATGAGGTGCCGCTGGAGTGGTGCTTCCAGCCGGGCGTGAAGCTGGACTTCCGCCACTTCGCCGACGGCTACGTCGTGACGGCGGAAGACGTGGACGCGGAGCTGAAGCGCATCGGCCACGAACTGCAGCCGCTGGAGATCGTCGTGGTGAATACGCGCGCCGGCTCGCGCTACGGCAACAACGACTACGTATCGGCCGGCTGCGGCATGGGCTACGAAGCCACCATGTACTTGCTGGAACGCGGCGTGCGCCTGACCGGCACCGACGCCTGGAGCTGGGACGCGCCCTTCGTGCACACGGCGAAGAAGTACGGCGCCACGCACGACGCCTCGCTGATCTGGGAAGGCCACAAGGCGGGCCGCGACATCGGCTACTGCCACCTGGAGAAGCTGCACAACCTCGAAGCGCTGCCGGCGAACGGTTTCTACATCAGCTGCTTCCCGCACAAGATCCGCGGCGCGTCAGCCGGCTGGACGCGGGCGGTGGCGATCTTCGACGATGCGTTGATGGCGGCGCGCTAGCGGGCCGCGCTGCTAGGATTGCGCGGCTCATAACGAGGAGGAGCAATCTTGGCATTCCGTATTTCGCTGCCCGCGATCGGGCTGGCGGCACTTCTGCTGGCCGGCTGCGCAACCAAGCCCCAGGCCCCTGTGGCGCTCGATACATCCGCACTTTCACCCGCTGCCGGCAAGGTCGGCGTCGTCCTGGCCAAGACCCCCAAGGCCGCGCTCGACCTGCCCGGTGCGGGCTGCCTGCTGTGCCTGGCCGCTGCGCAGGTCGCGAACTCGGGCGCCTCTGGCCATGTCGAAACGCTGGACGTGAACGAGTTCAACCCGGTGCGGGACCAGATCGCCGACGCGCTGCGCAAGAAGGGCATGCAGGTCGTCGTGATCCCGGATGCCCTGGACCTGGAGACGCTGGCGGAGCTGCCTGGAGACCGCGATCGCGCAGCGATGCGCAACTTCGCCCCGCTGCGCCAGAAGTACGGCGTGGACAAGATGGTCGTGGTGAGCCTCGAAGCCTGGGGCCTGCAGCGCAACTACTCCGCCTACATTCCGCAAGGCGCGCCGCGCATCTACCTGCGCGCTTCCGGCCGCATGGTGAACCTCGCGAGCAACTCCTACGAGTGGTACCTGCCGATCAACGTGGCGCGGGCCGCGGACGGCAACTGGGACGAGCCGCCCAAGTACCCGGGCCTGACGAACGCCTTCTACCAGGCCGTGGAAGAAGGCAAGGACCAACTGCTGCGACCCTGGACGCCGTGAACGCGCTCACCCGCCTTGGCCGCCGCTGGCTGGTGGCCGCGCTGGCCTGCGCTGCGCCCGCCTCCTGGGCGCAGACGCCGGAAGGACCGTGGACGCTGCGGCATCCGGCGGTCGACCCGGTGCCGTACCATGGGCTGCCGTACAGCGAGTCCACCGGCAAGCCCGGCACCATGGTGTACCCGGCGCCCAATCTCGCGGGCTTCCTGATCGCCATCGCGGCCCATGCCGCCGTCAGCGAAAGCCTGCGCCAGGCGGAAGTCCAGAAGCAGCAGCTGGCGGCGGACAAGGACCTGGAGCCGCTGCGGCCCTTGCTCGAGGTCTCGCATGCCGAGCTGGTACAGCTGGCGCTGGCCGGCCTGCCTGCAGGCTCGGGCCCCAGCGGCTTCGGGCCGCCGGACCCGGCGGCGACGGGCTGGCAGGTGAGCACGACCCCGGTGTTCTGGTTCACGTACGACCGGCGTGCCCTGCTCCTGGACAACACGATCGGCGTCTTCGCGCCCGGACAGCCGGACAAGCCCGTCTACACGGTGACCGTGCGCGTGGTCGGCCGCGCGCGGCCCGACGAGGACCCGATGGCAGCCTGGCGCACCGGCGATGCCTTGAAGCAGGAGAGTGCAAGGCTGCTTGCCCACTCCTTGCAGCTGGCCTTGCGGGATGCGGCCCGGCCCGCCGACGCCGAGCCCGTCATGCGCACGCTGCGGTTCCAGCAAGGCCACGAGATGAAGCTGGAACGCGCCCAGCCCCTGGAAGCAGGCTGCCAGCGCCAGGTAATGCGGACCCTGCGGGGCTGGCTGCTGTCGGCGCCCGTGCGATCCGCGTCCATGGCGGACTGCGACGCTTCGGAGCTCGCCACCCAGTAGCAAGGGCCGGACTTGCGGTTTCGCACACGCGTGCTATATTCCGCCGCATGGACGCCAAGACCCAGAAGAGCGAACTGACCCGCGCCGCGATCGTCGGCGCGGCGCTCGACCTGGCCGCGGCCGAGGGGCTGGAGGCGCTTTCGCTGCAGGTGGTGGCGGACCGCATCGGCCTCAGCAAGAGCGGCGTCTTCTCGCGCATCGGCTCGCGCGAAGCCTTGCAGAAGGCCGTGATCGAGGAGTTCGGCCGCCGCTTCCTCGCCGACGTGTTCGCGCCTGCCATGCAGCAGCCCAAGGGCCTGCCGCGCCTGAACGAGATCGTGCGGCGCTGGATCATCCGGGTGCGCGATGTCGAGGCGCACACCGGCTGCCTCTACACCGCGGGCGCCTTCGAACTGGACGACCGCGAAGGCCCCTTGCGCGACCAGCTGCTGGACGAAGTGACCCGCTGGCGCGCCGCCCTGCGCCGCACCGTGCTGCAGGCCATCGAAGCCGGGCACCTGAAGGCCGACACCGACCCGGAGCAGCTCGTGGGCGAGGCTTGCGCACTGGTCATGGGCCTGGTCCACGACGTCCGCTTCCTGCGCGACCCGCGCGCCGCCGAACGCACGCAGGCCAGCTGGCTGCGGCTGCTTTCCACGTACCAAGCCTGAGCGCCTTGCTCCATGCCACCTCGCGTTCTTCCTCGTCCATATTTCGCACACTCGTGCGGAGAAAGGAGTTCTCCATGTTCACCCTCCTGATCCTGGTCGCCGCCTGGGGCGGCTGGCGCGCCGTGAGCGCCGCACTGGACACCCTGCGCCGCTTGCCGCGCAGCAACGACGACATGGTCTTCTTCTGAAAGGAATCCGCATGACGCGCGAAGCCACGGCCGGCTACTACCAGGCCAGCACCGGCATCCGCCTGTTCCGCATGGCGCTCGCCACCTCGCAGCGGCTGTGGCCGGCGCTGGCGGTGCGTGCCGCCACTCGCCTGTTCGGCACGCCGCTGCCGCCCAAGTGGCTGAACCGGCGCACGGCCTGGGGCCCGGGCTGGCAGGCGGAGCACTGGCCTTTCGAAGACGCGAACCTCACGCTGTATTTGCCGCGGGCGGAGTCGAATGCGCCGCTGGCCCTGCTGGTGCACGGCTGGGGCGGCCACGCCGGGCAGCTGCGCGCGCTGGCCGAGGCGCTGCTGCAGCAAGGCCTGCAACCGGTGCTGCTGGAGATGCCGGCCCATGGCCGCAGCGCCGGCCTGGCGAGCAACCTGCCTCAGTTCGCACGCGCCATCGAATACACCGCGAGCCGCCTGCGCCAGCAGGGCCACGAGCTGCGCCTGCTGGCCGCCCATTCGCTGGGCGCCAACGCCGCGGCCTTTGCCGCCAGCCGTGGCCTGCCGGTGGAGAGGATGGCGCTGTTGGCGCCGCCTGCCTCGCCGCGCGAGTACACGCGCTACTTCGCCCATGTCTTCGGCCTCAGCGAAACCACGCGTTCCGCGATGCAAAAGCGCATCGAGGAGCGCGAGGCCATCCTGATGCCGTCCTTCGAGCCGGCCAGCGTGGGGCCGCGCATTGACGTGCCGGTGCTGGTGGTCCACGACCGCGGCGACCGCGTGAACCCGTTCCGCGACGGCCAGGCTTTCGCGGCCGCCATCGCCGGCGCGCGGCTGGTCGCGACCGATGGCCTGGGGCATCGCAAGATGCTCCGCGAGGAGAGCGTCATCGCCGAAGTCCTCGCATTTGCTTGCGCCCCCTGACTGTTGCACCTAGCATCGCTCGATTCCAACGACGAAGAGGAGAAGAGCGATGTTCGACTGGACGGAAAAACCGGCAGCGGTGCTGCAGCAAGGCGGCGTGATCGCCCCCGACGAACGCCTGCCCTGGCCGCAAACTGCGGCAATGGGCGTGCAGCACGTGATCGCGATGTTCGGCGCGACGGTGCTCGCGCCCATCCTCATGGGCTTCGACCCCAACATCGCCATCCTGATGAGTGGCGTCGGCACGCTCCTCTTCTTCCTCATCACCGGCGGCAAGGTGCCCAGCTACCTGGGCTCGAGCTTCGCCTTCATCGGTGTCGTGATCGCGGCCTCGGCCTATGCGGGCAAGGGCCCGAACACCAACATCGGCGTGGCGCTGGGCGGCATCATCGCCTGCGGCATCGTGTACGCCATCATCGGTGCGATCGTGCACGCCATCGGCACCGCCTGGGTGGAACGCCTGATGCCGCCGGTGGTGACCGGCTCGGTCGTCGCAGTGATCGGCCTCAACCTCGCCAGCGTGCCGGTGAAGAACATGGCCGCGAACAACTTCGAAAGCTGGATGCAACTGGTGACCTTCGTCTGCGTCGGCGTGGTCGCGGTGTTCACCAGCGGCATGGTGCAGCGCCTGCTGATCCTGCTCGGGCTGATCGTCGCCACCATCATCTACGCCATCCTCACCAATGGCGCCGGCATGGGCAAGCCGCTGGACCTCTCCGGCATCGCCAACGCCGCCTGGTTCGGCATGCCCAGCTTCACGGCGCCGGTGTTCAGCGGCCCGGCCATGCTGCTGATCGTGCCGGTGGCCATCATCCTGGTCGCCGAGAACCTGGGCCACATCAAGGCCGTGACCGCGATGACGGGCCGCAACCTGGACCAGTACATCGGCCGCGCCTTCATCGGCGACGGCGTCGCCACCATCGTGAGCGGCTCGGTGGGCGGCACCGGCGTGACGACCTATGCCGAGAACATCGGCGTGATGGCGGCCACCAAGATCTATTCGACGGCGGCCTTCCTGTTCGCCGCGGCCTTCGCCATCATCATGGGCTTCTCGCCCAAGTTCGGCGCCGTCATCCAGGCGATCCCGCTGCCGGTGATGGGCGGCGTGAGCATCGTGGTGTTCGGCCTGATCGCAATTGCCGGCGCCAAGATCTGGGTCGACAACCGCGTGGACTTCTCGCGCAACAAGAACCTCATCGTCGCGGCCATCACGCTGATCATGGGCACCGGCGACTTCACCTTGAAGTTCGGCGGGTTCGCGCTGGGCGGCATCGG
Encoded proteins:
- a CDS encoding LysR substrate-binding domain-containing protein — encoded protein: MNWDDFDAFCQVVDHGGFSAAARALDRPKSSLSASVARLEAELGTRLLERTTRRFRLTDAGESLYRDISKPFAQLREHAVDALAKGVAVQGTLRVAAPYEFGAHHLASVACRMMKDHPQLRVHVDVEHARVALFERNCDLVFSAIEHSFAPSTVVTKRVYSLERGLFASPSLARPELARPEDLNSVPLLAGADDTAWAFRHADGSTAELEVRNPRLRSGNAGVRLEAAIAGLGVARITGTFCAQAVAEGKLVQLLPGWQSEPLRIYALLPGRRLVPAKVRRFLELLEEEAKGTLA
- a CDS encoding acetoacetate--CoA ligase, which encodes MQTPPYIPQIRRYQDWLQAERGLAFDDYQALWEWSVRDLRAFWQSVWDYFELQSPTPHRSVLAEEKMPGARWFEGAQFNYAQQVFRHVQPAHAAGFPAIVSLDERGDRRELSWPELRRQVASLALHLRAQGLQPGDRVAAYLPNIPETMVAFLAVVSLGGVWSVCAPDMGTNAVLDRFRQIEPKVLIACDGVRYGGRDIDRTGVVAELKAALPSVTHLIVHHALRSDDAALPPHTEFAQATVQQGAMVDAFEPQWLPFDHPLWIVYSSGTTGLPKPIVHGHGGSVLVGLALKCLHNDIGCSYDRNNWGERFHWYSSTGWVMWNAQTAGLLNGTTCCIYDGNPGGSKDKPDWTVLWRFAEQLGVTFFGAGAAFFANCMKAGVDVAQFPGLKTVRALGTTGSPLSEDVQRWGTAQMERVGVHDIWWCNISGGTDFAGAFIGGNRELPQVPGEMQCRMLGSAVEAWNENGEPVIGEVGELVCTKPIPSMPLYFWNDEGDKRYLSSYFDMYPGVWRHGDWLKIAPGGSCIIYGRSDATINRHGLRMGTSELYSAVEALPEVLDSMVVDLEYLGRESYMPLFVVLRPGVALDAALQAKIGGAIRNALSPRFVPDAVFQVPEIPRTLSGKKQELPIKKLLLGQPIEKVVNRDAMANPGCLDWYVEFARKRG
- a CDS encoding cyclase family protein, which produces MPRTFVDLSIFLENDVVSDPPAFAPKIQYFTHEQSFSQIEPFFPGLKKEDLPDGEGWAVEMVQLSTHNGTHLDAPYHFHSTMNKKLGEKERAIAIHEVPLEWCFQPGVKLDFRHFADGYVVTAEDVDAELKRIGHELQPLEIVVVNTRAGSRYGNNDYVSAGCGMGYEATMYLLERGVRLTGTDAWSWDAPFVHTAKKYGATHDASLIWEGHKAGRDIGYCHLEKLHNLEALPANGFYISCFPHKIRGASAGWTRAVAIFDDALMAAR
- a CDS encoding TetR/AcrR family transcriptional regulator, which produces MDAKTQKSELTRAAIVGAALDLAAAEGLEALSLQVVADRIGLSKSGVFSRIGSREALQKAVIEEFGRRFLADVFAPAMQQPKGLPRLNEIVRRWIIRVRDVEAHTGCLYTAGAFELDDREGPLRDQLLDEVTRWRAALRRTVLQAIEAGHLKADTDPEQLVGEACALVMGLVHDVRFLRDPRAAERTQASWLRLLSTYQA
- a CDS encoding alpha/beta hydrolase translates to MTREATAGYYQASTGIRLFRMALATSQRLWPALAVRAATRLFGTPLPPKWLNRRTAWGPGWQAEHWPFEDANLTLYLPRAESNAPLALLVHGWGGHAGQLRALAEALLQQGLQPVLLEMPAHGRSAGLASNLPQFARAIEYTASRLRQQGHELRLLAAHSLGANAAAFAASRGLPVERMALLAPPASPREYTRYFAHVFGLSETTRSAMQKRIEEREAILMPSFEPASVGPRIDVPVLVVHDRGDRVNPFRDGQAFAAAIAGARLVATDGLGHRKMLREESVIAEVLAFACAP
- a CDS encoding solute carrier family 23 protein, with translation MFDWTEKPAAVLQQGGVIAPDERLPWPQTAAMGVQHVIAMFGATVLAPILMGFDPNIAILMSGVGTLLFFLITGGKVPSYLGSSFAFIGVVIAASAYAGKGPNTNIGVALGGIIACGIVYAIIGAIVHAIGTAWVERLMPPVVTGSVVAVIGLNLASVPVKNMAANNFESWMQLVTFVCVGVVAVFTSGMVQRLLILLGLIVATIIYAILTNGAGMGKPLDLSGIANAAWFGMPSFTAPVFSGPAMLLIVPVAIILVAENLGHIKAVTAMTGRNLDQYIGRAFIGDGVATIVSGSVGGTGVTTYAENIGVMAATKIYSTAAFLFAAAFAIIMGFSPKFGAVIQAIPLPVMGGVSIVVFGLIAIAGAKIWVDNRVDFSRNKNLIVAAITLIMGTGDFTLKFGGFALGGIGTATFGAILLYAILNRDGSSGVSVADAPSVETRSR